A segment of the Meriones unguiculatus strain TT.TT164.6M chromosome 10, Bangor_MerUng_6.1, whole genome shotgun sequence genome:
CAGAGGTAGAATAGGTTGCCTAGAAATCAGGAATATGATAGGTCTTTCCTTGCAGCTCACACTGCCTTTCGCCAGAAAATATGGCCGTTGCGTGGACCTTCTCATCCAGAGGGGACTGTCTAGGTCTGTCTCTTACTCAGTCCTGGGCAAATATTTGCAAGAGGGATAGAGTACCCAGAGATGTTGGTCCCACAGACCCACCACAGACCACTTGTCCAAGGCTCATTTTAACTGTGGAAATCCAGAATGCACATGCCTAGACAATTATATAAATCACTCTGTTTTTTATTATAAGCAAATAAAAGAGTAAATCACAAGATAAATGCCTAGATTCCTCTGAGAAAACACTGTCAAAGGCCAGTGAAACAAGTGGACAGCTCTAATTGAAAGCTGTTCAAAAAGCATCCGGCCAAAATTTGGCTCAGAAAACAAGAGGCTGGAGGTGGGGTACCTAGGAATTCAAGAATAAGGGGCCTTTAGGGGCAGGCTAGACCCCGTATTTGAGGAGATCAGCATTTAGTTCAAGGGTTGAAGAGAAGCtcttgggaacccacttgtatcCCTCATTACTTCTGAGAGCTCCATTTCCAGACTGGAAATACTCGATTTCTGTCCCATCCTATCCTTAACTTACAATTGGGGTTGTAGCTGGAGTGGGGACAGAATATGGATCCCAGGAACTTGGAATCAAGGTGCTTATTTAGGCTCTGCAGCCAGATGTCCCTTTGAGAGGCCCTAGGCCAATCAGTTGATGGCTACAGACATCAGAAATGGTAATCAACAAGGCTATTCCTATTGAGtatgaggggtggggagggagatggCCCAGGAGGCAGCCATGCACTGGTTATAGTAGATCTTGAGGCGTGGTATTCTTTGGAGTTACTGGCTGTTGTATATCTGTTGTTCATCTTCAAGCCGGATTCAAACCTATGGTGCCAAATAAAGCATGAATGCTTTACTACTCTGGTTCTATGGGTGGAGATGGGATACTCCCCTAAAGAAAAGGAAGGTAGGCTGGGAGGGCTGGTGGGTATAAGACAAAAGGTGGCACTCACACAGGACAAGTCCTCAAGGCCTCTGGCCAGGGCCTGTCCTGACACACAGATGCTGTCAGAACCACTAGAGCCACTGACTGATGGGCACTGAGATGAAACCTCTGAGTCCTCAGGAGCTAAAGAGGGAGACTGGGTGAGTTGTCAGCAGGGGAGGCCCAAGCCATGCCTCCCACCTCTGACTAAGACCACACATACTCAAAGAAGGCTggctgcccagctctgcctcagCATCCAGCACTGATTCCTCCAGGAAGTTAGGTGAATACAGGGACCAGTGAACACCCAGAAGAGCTGGATCTTTGTACAGGTGCAGATTGAGAGATCCCAGAACAGAGCAAGAGGCACGGTCTCCAGGAAGGGAGCCCAAGGTACCCAGATAGGGGTTGTCATAGTCCAATGGGGCCACAGCAATGGAGGCCCTAGAGCGAACATCTGTACAAGAAAGAGGGACAGATCAGAGTCCAGTCTGGCCTGAGAAAGCCAGGGAAGCACGCTTAGTCCAagagtgataaaaataaaaattaaaaaaaaaaaaaaaaaaaaaaggccacattGCCTCAGCACTCCCACCCCCTGTAGGATGCCCACTACCTCGTCTCTTTAGGACATAGTTGATGTTGCGGTCATTGATAGCTTCCTCACTGGGGGCAATGTCCCAGAAGGCCTTGTTCCCCACACCCATGGATGCCATTTCAGCCATGCGTACCTCTGAGTAGAGAATAAGGCATAAGTGAGCCCCTACCCCCTTGAACTGTATCTAATAAGTTTTTCCAGTATACCCATGTCCCAGAGATTAACCACCCTATGCCATGACCCTTCCTGATGCCAGACTCTCTGCTCCCAACCACCCCTGGGAAAGGTATCATAATGTCCCTTTTAGGGCAGAAGACCTCTGTTCTTTCCCCTGCTCATCTGCTGCAGCAGCAAacaccttctccttcttcccaggcTTTTCCTTTTCCCTAGACTCATCCCAGTCTCTGGCAAGATAGCACTCTAGCAGCTTTATACTCTCCCCAGGGAGTGTGTAAGGCCCCTAAACCCTtctcaggctcctgggaggacatttACTCTTTGGGATTGTACAAGAACTCACCCTTGTTGTGGACAGCCTGCTTCCAGAGCAGGCGGGAGATATCAGTTGTCCAGGCTTGTTTAGTGGCCACACTGGAGGCTTGCAGCACGAACAGGTCCCTGGCCTTGCGACGACGGAACCAGATCTCAAAGCGAAGTTTGCTTTCCCCACAACACTCAGTGAGGCCAAGGTCTGCCATCTACATGGCCAGGGTAAAGGAGCTTGGTGAGGGATAGGTGGGAGACAGGAGGcaggggtcagaggtcagagtTGTGTGGACTTACTTTGAAGGAACGCTTGTAAGTAAATATGTCAACACCTCCAGGCCCACGGCGAGGCTTGCTGAAGAGCAGCAGCTCCTCAAAGAGGAAAACACGACGACAGGACTTGTGGCGCCCAACCTGCACTGTGAATTCATCCTGCCGCACCAACTGCCCCTGCTCCTTGAGGTTAACCTGCAAAGTTGAAACCAAGCAGATGTCTAgccattcccaccctcctcttcTGTATCCACAGTGCTTCCCCACATGGCCTGGGATGACTCACATCACAGCCCTGGATGGCATCCATGGCTAGCAGGTCATTGCCATGTCTCAGCTGGAAGTGCACAAGGCTCTGGGCTGCCTGAAGGGCATCCAGCTCTTGTGCTGGGCCCCCACAGGCCCTTGCCAGCTCCTGCAATAGCAAGGCATACTTGCTCATGCGTTGGATGGGCTTTAGTAGGTAGGAAGCCAAGTCCAGGTGGTCTCCCAGAGCTTGCTGCTTCTCCTGCCACATAAATGGGAGGTCACGAAGTGGTTCTGTGGTCCACCACCCAAGCCCTGCTTTTCCTATAGTCTCAGGCTCCTTACCTTGAAGAAGGTATGACCATAGCTGCTCATCAGGACATCAGAACGAGGTTTATTCTTGCTGTAGAGTGCATACATTCCAAACTGCACCCTCTACAAGGACACATGGCTCAGCCCAGGTGCTAGAAGACTGATTCCCAAAAGATACCCTCCCAGGCTACACCACTCTCTTATGAGGGCAAAGATACCAATAAGCGGCTCCAGAGCAAGGAGCTTCTCCTACCCCTTGCAGAGCCCACTTTGAATCAGGGTGATCCAGCAAGAACCAGTGCTATGCAGGAGCTGTCCAGCCTCCACATTCAGCTCTGCCCCTCCCAGGGTTCTGAGAACATCACTCAGGTGTTCGCTATACTCAGCCATGCTCATCTTGTCCACTAGGCCTCttttctggggatggaactcactctctgctcctcctctggcttctactCAAAACATCCTCTCTTTTAAACAACGCTGTAATGTAATTCACAGGCACCTGCCCTGCTTCTTCTCAAGTGCAGACTAGAATGTACATCTCTGAACCTGCTGCGATTTCTGTGGGTCTCACTCATAGCTGTACCCTTGTGTGGTCTGCTTCCCCCAACATAGGCAGTGAGGCACTCCCTGTGTACAGAGCCTGGCACTATGTATGCACCAAAAAGCTCTATAGGGCTCATGTGGCCTATGGAACTTACGTGGCGCAGGAAGGCATAAGCCACTCGAGGTGGATGCCGGGTACAAGCTTCTAGCTCGCGCAGGAAGAAATGGAGGTGGAAATCCCGAAGCTTTTCAAGGTTGCCGAAGAGGTGGGCACGCTGGCCACGGAGGCCCTGGGGCACATCAGGTCGATCTAGCTCAGGGAAGTAGTTCTGTATTGTATAGTCAAGGGCCCGGACATACTCACGCTCTGTGGCCACCATCTCCGCCAAGACTAGCTGTAGCCTATGAGGTAGGTGGAGTCAGGACCTAAGACCATTCAGTGacctccctgccctgccctctgCCTGTACCTGTTGAGGCTCCTGAAGTCAGAGCTGCCTGACAGAGGCATGgaagcagaggacctgggctggaTACCTCTTCCAGCCTCAGGTCTGTGGCAGTCAGTAACAAGGGCTGCATAATGGCCATGACGGGCAGCATCACCAAGATCCTGCCCCAGATCCTGGTCAAAGCTGTAGGCCTTCCTCAGTGGAGGGATGGTGCGTATAGCAGGGGCCCTCCTGAGACATAGGGCTGCTGTGCTGTTCACTGATGCTGGCTTCAGTACAGCCTCAAGCTTCTGATCCAGAGCCAGCCAGGTGTCCTGGCACTGCGCCCAGGCCCGGCGACATTTCTGGCGGATGCCTTCTGAGCCTAGGCCTGTGGCCAGAGCCCACATTTTCCGGAAGTGGGCAGGGGGCAGGTCAGGATGTCTTGTCCAGTGTAGCTGCATCCGCTTCAGCACAACCTCTGGGGGTTCCTGCTCCAGCTCTGTCAGTACCCGCTGCCCTTCCTCCATCCATGTTGAGGCCTGTAACACCAAGGCCACAGAGACATAAAAGCAGGACCCAACAGGCTTGCAGTGCCTTCTCTTATGCTCTCTGTCCCACTCGCTGGCTGGCCAGGGTGAGGAGTGGAGATGTGGGGAGGGTGGATAGTGGGGGCCTGGGGAGGTGGGGGAATGATGATAGGGGACAACAGGACGAGGGACACACTGGTCCAGGCTACGGCCTGGAAGTTCAATTTTGGGATCATACTGAAAGCAAACGAAGGGAACAAGGAAGCCAGCCAGGATGCTCTCAGACTCTGGTGGGGTGTGGGCAGTGCCAGGGATGACCCTTCAGCCTCAGCCACCTGCTTGAAGAGCTGAAACAGCTTCTCAGCATCTGCCAACTGCTGGCGCCGCTGGGCCAAAGCTCTGGAGAATTCCATCAGCTGGGATCTCAGGGCCAGAAGGCGCTGTCCCGGGGGCCCCAGTTCAGCAGCCTCCCAGCCAGCCAGTGGCTGCAGTAACTTCTCCCCTCGGCTGACCCATTCCTGGAGAGAGAGGCTGAACTCAGCTGGTGATCCAGTCCAGACTGAGAGCCTTCCCCTGCATCTGCACATCTCTCTCACACAGACCTTCTCCACACCCCAGCTTCCTCCTCCACCCCTCTGGAGCCTTATGACTCTACACCTCTGCAGTACACAGGCCTCTTGCCCCTGGGCTCTAGTCCGTCCTAATCTTCCTCACCTCGCTCTGAAGACAGTGCATTCTTCCTTCCAAACAATCCTATGTGACCAAGCCCCAAATAACAATCACATCCACAACCAACAGGTGACCCTCTCTGCATATGGACTCCAGGCCAAAACTCAGagtccttcctcatttcctgaCAACCATTTCAAAAGTACAACTGAGACTGGACACGTGAAAGCCTTCCATCAAAATGTGTGTATCCCCTGGGTCCTCTCACCCTCTCATATAGCTGTATTATCACATTCTATAGACTTTCCAAACCCATCTTTGTTATCATTCTAGTCGGCAGATTAAGCATTACAGTTGGCCCagacagtggtgcatgcctttaatcccagcacttgggggcaaaGGCCTATgatgtctatgagttcaaggccagcctggtctacggagcaagttccaggacagtcagagctacacagagaacccctgtccctctctcaaaaaacccaaaaaacaaaaaagcattacAGTTGGCCCTCCATATTTGTACGTTCCATATGTGTGGGTTCCACATTCGTAGAATTAACTCACTTTGTATTAAAAGTATTTGAGAGAATATTGTACCTGTATGAACATACTGAGACTCTTTATAAAAGTACAGTCTAACAACTATTTACATAGCATCCAAATTATGCTATGCTAATatagagatttttttaatttatttattatgcatacagcATTCTGCATGCATATAacacctgcacatcagaagaaggcaccaaaccttattatagatggttttgaaccaccatgtggttgctgggaattgaactcaggaccaatgctcttaacctctgagccatctctccagccccgagattCTTTTAAAAGTATGAAAAGGTATCTATAGGCTACCTGCAAATACTATACCATTTAATGTAAGGGACTTGAGTATCCACACATTTAGTTATATAAGGTATGTCCTGGAACCAAGCCCCAACAAACACCAAGAGACAAATGTATGTCCCACTGTGACTACTATGGTTACCTCTAAATGGATTTCCTACATCCATTTTCCTAGAAACCAAGGTCACCTTCCTAGAAACCGGATCTGATATAGAACTTCTTAAATCTGTTAGTGGTATCAGTCTTCCAGATGACTCTCCTGCCACAGTGCTCTCTTAAAAAGTCCTGGtacagcaattctcctgcctctgcctgctgagtgctgggattcaccacacctggctttctgcCCCAGAACTTTTAAACACTATTTCCCAGCCTTGATTGTCTCTCCATCCCTAACTCTTTTCTGTCTGACTGACCCCAAGTCATTCTTCCATGCTGCCTCTATCCAGAGTCCTTATCACTGGGTGTCAACACATGAACTGATGTTCGACCGATCTCTGCTGAATGGCAACCTCCAGGAGAGAATGGATGTCTGCCTTCACTCACTCCACAACCTTAGCCCCTGGCAAGGTGTCCCAGTCCCTGAAGAATGAAAAAGTAACCAAACTTACCTGGGCAACCTGGTCTAGCTCTTGAAAAGGGCCTTGAGCCTGGAGCAGCATGTCCAGTGAGGGCTCCCCTGGTTCCTCCAGTCCTGGCCAGCCCACCTCCTGTAACCACACTTCAATCTGGATGGACACAGGAGAAAGCAAAGGCAGCTGCAGCGGTGGGAGTTACAGCTGAGACCAAGGGCAGGACGCACTCTCGATAAGTAGTTCCCACCTGGCGCAGCCCATCCTCCTGGGCTTCCAGCACTTGGAGGACCCCTAGGGTTCGTTCTCGCTGGTTGCTCAGCAGAGTTAGCTGATGCAACAGTCCATCCACTTGACCATAGAGCTCATCAGCCTTGTCTACTGCAGacctgtgaaaaacaaacaatcctGTCCTATGTGCTGACAGTCCCCTCTCTCCACTCTAAGATGCTAGGACTCAAATCTAGCATGTGCTGAGCTACCCAGCTGAGTACTTGACACAAATATAGGAGGCTGAACTGGGGTAAGTTACTGTAGATGGGTTTGTATCTACCTGTAATCAGGGCTCAGGTTCACCTCTGGCATCCCTTGCTTCAGCCACGCCAGCTCCAGGCTTCCCTGGCTTTGTAACCATGACAAGTGTGGTGAGTGTAACACCTGCTGCATAAGGGACTGTGCCTGCCGCAGCAGCTGGCCAGCTTCCTGTAAC
Coding sequences within it:
- the Plekhg4 gene encoding puratrophin-1, with protein sequence MEGPLECGGVSPDSQGRAADGTRFAVCSFRNTRKEEEPAQQVQAMDPRPSRAAVEATQGTGLQGGFLSMRPQSLPDQRAADGSGDCQRSILRGPSAQSEEPAFSEVDNLLHPMSSHLNLTQGENDSQGGGLIGDPGPGRALPDGFSPLSETSSKQLEADPSASSFPKHADCLLVQDLTWELLASGMAALPGTRDTEGRAVLLLCAHSPAWLHPKCDSRELLNLLFYLRGIPRPEVQALGLTVLVDARICSPSSLLIWGLSQLQEAAPGPVQVLLIGKMPEEMPTGFQVKHLPSHQSLLTHIPSVELPTSLGGCLSYCHQAWLDFRMRVETLQQSCQVACALLQGVIDRIKAMQQPVESGEAGQLLRQAQSLMQQVLHSPHLSWLQSQGSLELAWLKQGMPEVNLSPDYRSAVDKADELYGQVDGLLHQLTLLSNQRERTLGVLQVLEAQEDGLRQIEVWLQEVGWPGLEEPGEPSLDMLLQAQGPFQELDQVAQEWVSRGEKLLQPLAGWEAAELGPPGQRLLALRSQLMEFSRALAQRRQQLADAEKLFQLFKQASTWMEEGQRVLTELEQEPPEVVLKRMQLHWTRHPDLPPAHFRKMWALATGLGSEGIRQKCRRAWAQCQDTWLALDQKLEAVLKPASVNSTAALCLRRAPAIRTIPPLRKAYSFDQDLGQDLGDAARHGHYAALVTDCHRPEAGRGIQPRSSASMPLSGSSDFRSLNRLQLVLAEMVATEREYVRALDYTIQNYFPELDRPDVPQGLRGQRAHLFGNLEKLRDFHLHFFLRELEACTRHPPRVAYAFLRHRVQFGMYALYSKNKPRSDVLMSSYGHTFFKEKQQALGDHLDLASYLLKPIQRMSKYALLLQELARACGGPAQELDALQAAQSLVHFQLRHGNDLLAMDAIQGCDVNLKEQGQLVRQDEFTVQVGRHKSCRRVFLFEELLLFSKPRRGPGGVDIFTYKRSFKMADLGLTECCGESKLRFEIWFRRRKARDLFVLQASSVATKQAWTTDISRLLWKQAVHNKEVRMAEMASMGVGNKAFWDIAPSEEAINDRNINYVLKRRDVRSRASIAVAPLDYDNPYLGTLGSLPGDRASCSVLGSLNLHLYKDPALLGVHWSLYSPNFLEESVLDAEAELGSQPSLTPEDSEVSSQCPSVSGSSGSDSICVSGQALARGLEDLSCV